DNA from Nitrospina gracilis Nb-211:
CAGGGATACGACTGGGTCGCCACCGCCACGAAGTGAGGAGAGGGTATGTCCACGACTGTAGATGTGATCAGTGAAAGCGAGCAGGCGGTCCTCGACCTGCACAAGGAGTTTCTAAAAGACGCGGTCCCTGCACTCAAACCGCTCAACGAGTCGGGCATCCGGCGCTTCGAGGCGGTGAAGTTTCCGCACCGCAAGCACGAGATGTACACCTTCGTCAACACGCACGACCTCACCGAAACGCGGTTTCAGTTGACCGGCCACGCGGCCGCCGACGCCAAGGGGGTGCAGGCGGAGATTTACCCGTCCTGCCAAGACCGGGTGATCGTGTTTGTCAATGGCGTGTACGACGCGGCGCTGTCCAACACCTCCGGGCTGGAAGCGGAAGTGAAATTCACCCCGCTCGTTGAAGCCATGCAGGACGCCGCCATCCAGGAATATTTGCTGGAGACGGCGGAAGAAGAAAACGATGTGTTCGCCGCGCTCAACAGCGGTTTCGTGAAAGACGGCGTGGTGGTGACCGTCGCTGAAAAGGCGGTGATCGAAAAGCCGGTGCAGGTTCTTTACGTTTCCACGGGCGCGGCCAATGGTTCCGTTGCCAGCCATCCGCGATTGCTGGTGAAACTGCAACCGCGTGCCGAGTTGAAGCTGGTGGCGAAGTTCATCGGCCAGGGAACGGGGTATTTCGTCAACGCCGTTCAGGATTTCCTGGTAGACGCCGACGCGGGGCTGACCTACTGGCAGGTTCAGCGGGACGACGCCACGGCGTGGCACGCGTCTAAGACGCGCGTGCAGTTGCACCGCAACAGCCGCTTCGTATGCACCAACGGTTCCTCCGGAAGCCGCCTCACCCGTCACCATTACGAAGTCCGCCTGAAGGACGAGGGTGCGGAACTCAACATGAACGGCGTGTCCGTTCTGGAAAACCAGGAACAGGCGCACAATTTCGTACGCGTTCACCACGAAGCTCCGCACTGCACCAGCAACCAGTTTTTCCGCAACGTCATCAACAACAAGGCCCGCGCCAGTTTCGACGGCACCGTGATCGTCAACAAGGGCGCGCAGTTGACCAACTCCGACCAGTTGATCAACAACCTCATGTTGTCGGATGACGGCAAGGCGGATGCCAAACCGAACCTGATGATTTTCGCCGATGACGTGAAATGCACGCACGGCGCGACCGTCGGGCAAATCGACGAGAATCAGTTGTTTTACCTGAAGACGCGCGGCTTGTCCGAGGCGGTGGGCAAATCCCTTCTGACCACCAGCTTCGTCACCAGCATCATCGATGCGGTTCCGTTTGAGGATGTGGTTCGGGATTTCAACCAATACCTGTTAAAAAAACTGGAGGCCGAAAATGTCTGACACCGGCACCGTGACGTCATCCAAACCGGTTTTGGATGTCGATAAAATCCGTAAAGACTTTCCCGTTCTCGCGCAGAAGGTGCACGGCAAACCGCTGGTGTACCTGGACAACGCCGCCACCACGCAGAAACCGTGGGCGGTGATCGAGCGGGTGCATAAATTCGATTCAGAAGAGTACGGCACCGTGCGCCGCGGCGCATACAAGATGAGCGAGGGTTCGACGCGCATGTACGAGGAAGCGCGGCAGAAGGTGGCGGACCTGCTGGGCACCCCGGACCGCAACGAGATCATTTTCACCAGCGGCACCACGCAGTCGGTCAACCTGGTGGCACAAAGCTACGGACGCAAGTACCTGAACGAAGGCGACGAGGTCATCATTTCGCAGATTGAGCACCACGCCAACATCGTGCCGTGGCAGATGATCACCGAGGAAAAAGGCGCGAAGCTCAAAATCATTCCGTGCAACGACAAGGGCGAGCTCCTCATGGAGGAGTATGAAAAACTGCTCAGCCCGAAAACGAAGGTCGTCGCGGTCAACCACGTATCGAACGCACTGGGCACCATCAATCCCATCAAGGAAATCATCGACCTCGGCCACAAGGCGGGGGCGGTGGTGTTGATCGACGGCGCGCAGAGCACGCCGCACATGACCATCAATGTGCGCGAGCTGGATTGCGATTTCTATACCTTCTCCGGCCACAAGATGTACGGCCCCACCGGCATCGGCGGGGTGTACGGCAAGATGGACGTGCTCAAAAGCATGCCTCCGTACGTGACCGGCGGCGACATGATCCGGCAGGTGACGTTCGAGAAGACCACGTTCAACGAACCGCCGTCACGGTTCGAGGCGGGCACGCCGCCCATCAGCCAGGCCATCGGCCTCGCCGCCGCCATCGAGTACATGCAGGCGGTGGGCATCGACAAGATCGCCGAATACGAGCATCAACTGCTGGAACACGGCACGCGCCTTTTGGAGAACATCGACGGACTGCGCATTATCGGCACGGCGGAGAACAAGGCCAGCATCCTGTCGTTTTACCACGACCTGATTCATCCGCATGACATGGTGACGCTTCTCGATCAGGACGGCATCGCCGTGCGCGGCGGGCATCACTGCGCCCAGCCGACCATGCAGCGGTTCAAGGTGCCGGCCACGACGCGCGCCTCGGTTTCGTTCTATAATAAATTCGAGGAGCTCGACCTTTTGGCGGAAAGCATCCGCAAGGCAATCAAGATTTTTTCCTAATCCGGCTCCCGGCAGAAGCACGTAATGGGTGGTTGCACGAAGGCCCGCCTCCATACGGTTCTTTGGCGGAGCGGCCGTTGGTTATGATAACGAATTCAAGGTAATTTGGGATGTCTTACAGTAACGAGTTGTACCAACAGGTGATCCTGGATCATAATAAAAAACCCCGCAACTTCCGGGAAATTCAAAACGCCACGCACCAGTGCCACGGCTTCAATCCGCTGTGCGGCGACGACTACACGGTGTACCTCACTGTCGATGACAAGGGGATCATTCAGGACATCAGTTTCATGGGATCGGGATGCGCCATTTCCAAGGCCAGTTCGTCGCTCATGACCCACAACCTGAAAGGCAAGACGGTGGACGAGGCCAAGGTGATGTTCGACGAATTCCACCGCATGGTGCTGGGCGAGTTCGATCCCGAAGAACACAAGGACAACCACCTGGGTAAACTGTCGCTGTTCAAGGGTATCCGCGAGTTTCCTTCGCGTATCAAGTGTGCCAGCTTGTCCTGGCATTCCATGGTGGGCGCGCTGGACAAAAGCAGCGACGTCACAACCGAGTAGAACCGGGAGCATTCCCCGGCCTGGCTCTCTCCTAAGCAAGTTTGGAGGTGAACGATGCCAACCCTCACTTTGACCGACCTCGACACCCGGACCCGCCCGGGCGATCTGTTCCACCCTCTTGAAAACGGAAAACTCGTCTGCACCGCCTGCGGGCACCGCTGTACGTTAAAACCCGGACAGCGCGGTGTATGCAAGATCCGTTACAATCTCGACGGGAAGCTTTTTGTCCCGTACGCCTACACCGCCGGGGTGCAGAACGATCCCATCGAGAAGAAACCGTTTTTCCATGCGCTTCCCGGGACCAACGCGCTCAGCTTCGGCATGCTGGGGTGCGACTTCCGGTGCGCCTACTGCCAGAACTGGTTCACCAGCCAGACGTTCCGCGACGACCGGGCCACGCAGGACTGCCAACCGACGACTCCCCGTGAAATCTGCGATGTGGCATTGCGCCACGGCTCCAAAACCATTGTCTCCACCTACAACGAACCGCTGATCACCAGCGAGTGGGCGGTCGAGGTGTTCAAGGAAGCGCGGGCACGCGGATTGGTGACGGGGTACGTGTCCAACGGTCACGGCACGCCGGAAGTGCTGGAGTACGTGCGGCCGTGGCTCGACCTGTTCAAGATCGATCTCAAATGCTTCGACGAGAAGAAGTACAAGCTTCTGGGCGGAAATTTTCAGGAAGTGCTGGATACCATCCGGCAGGTGCACGAGATGGGATTCTGGCTGGAGATCGTGACGCTGGTGATCCCCGATTACAACGACAGCGATGAGGAGTTGAATGGCATCGCCGAGTTTCTTGCTGACGTGTCGCTGGACATTCCCTGGCACGTCACCGCGTTTCATCCTGACTACAAGATGGGAGACTTCGGGGCCACCCCGATTGTGACGCTGGACCGCGCGCGCAACATCGGCTTCTCCAAGGGACTCCGGTACGTTTACAGCGGCAACCGTCCGGGCGAGGTGGGCGATTCCGAAAATACAATTTGCCCGGGTTGCCGTGCGACGCTCATTGAGCGGATCGGGTTTCACGTGGTTCGCAACCGGCTTGGTGAGGAAGGAGCCTGTCCCGATTGCGGAGAAAAAATTCCGGGCA
Protein-coding regions in this window:
- the sufU gene encoding Fe-S cluster assembly sulfur transfer protein SufU, with the protein product MSYSNELYQQVILDHNKKPRNFREIQNATHQCHGFNPLCGDDYTVYLTVDDKGIIQDISFMGSGCAISKASSSLMTHNLKGKTVDEAKVMFDEFHRMVLGEFDPEEHKDNHLGKLSLFKGIREFPSRIKCASLSWHSMVGALDKSSDVTTE
- a CDS encoding cysteine desulfurase, which encodes MSDTGTVTSSKPVLDVDKIRKDFPVLAQKVHGKPLVYLDNAATTQKPWAVIERVHKFDSEEYGTVRRGAYKMSEGSTRMYEEARQKVADLLGTPDRNEIIFTSGTTQSVNLVAQSYGRKYLNEGDEVIISQIEHHANIVPWQMITEEKGAKLKIIPCNDKGELLMEEYEKLLSPKTKVVAVNHVSNALGTINPIKEIIDLGHKAGAVVLIDGAQSTPHMTINVRELDCDFYTFSGHKMYGPTGIGGVYGKMDVLKSMPPYVTGGDMIRQVTFEKTTFNEPPSRFEAGTPPISQAIGLAAAIEYMQAVGIDKIAEYEHQLLEHGTRLLENIDGLRIIGTAENKASILSFYHDLIHPHDMVTLLDQDGIAVRGGHHCAQPTMQRFKVPATTRASVSFYNKFEELDLLAESIRKAIKIFS
- the sufD gene encoding Fe-S cluster assembly protein SufD, whose amino-acid sequence is MSTTVDVISESEQAVLDLHKEFLKDAVPALKPLNESGIRRFEAVKFPHRKHEMYTFVNTHDLTETRFQLTGHAAADAKGVQAEIYPSCQDRVIVFVNGVYDAALSNTSGLEAEVKFTPLVEAMQDAAIQEYLLETAEEENDVFAALNSGFVKDGVVVTVAEKAVIEKPVQVLYVSTGAANGSVASHPRLLVKLQPRAELKLVAKFIGQGTGYFVNAVQDFLVDADAGLTYWQVQRDDATAWHASKTRVQLHRNSRFVCTNGSSGSRLTRHHYEVRLKDEGAELNMNGVSVLENQEQAHNFVRVHHEAPHCTSNQFFRNVINNKARASFDGTVIVNKGAQLTNSDQLINNLMLSDDGKADAKPNLMIFADDVKCTHGATVGQIDENQLFYLKTRGLSEAVGKSLLTTSFVTSIIDAVPFEDVVRDFNQYLLKKLEAENV
- the amrS gene encoding AmmeMemoRadiSam system radical SAM enzyme — encoded protein: MPTLTLTDLDTRTRPGDLFHPLENGKLVCTACGHRCTLKPGQRGVCKIRYNLDGKLFVPYAYTAGVQNDPIEKKPFFHALPGTNALSFGMLGCDFRCAYCQNWFTSQTFRDDRATQDCQPTTPREICDVALRHGSKTIVSTYNEPLITSEWAVEVFKEARARGLVTGYVSNGHGTPEVLEYVRPWLDLFKIDLKCFDEKKYKLLGGNFQEVLDTIRQVHEMGFWLEIVTLVIPDYNDSDEELNGIAEFLADVSLDIPWHVTAFHPDYKMGDFGATPIVTLDRARNIGFSKGLRYVYSGNRPGEVGDSENTICPGCRATLIERIGFHVVRNRLGEEGACPDCGEKIPGRWACPV